Proteins encoded within one genomic window of Nordella sp. HKS 07:
- a CDS encoding RAMP superfamily CRISPR-associated protein — translation MNYSITGQGYITAETPVAVSPPDHYSEARRLLQLPRETVYRDGSPQKFPIIPASTFRGALRHAVTGHTFEALNEVAQKKLFKVNDYIWTAQGGVTDRREEGVESFVEISIPARVRAENPIMGLWGNFTFKMGSLIEMRSARAVDGEAAIVLIPAQVRTDPLERDYGLLGIFDKTDLGAFKDEIIARRQMVKAEKRAEQLEHRLQQVADGKREMTPEQVKALKAEIAQLKDDAEVLAEKAGGAVNLQQITTRYEAIASGGELEHGWALRDVSVDEAAVFLLAWRAWVANGSRVGAIQRSGFGKLKGHYDILIKPSQGANRLDAPVAAGRMKFSYEAGVQIETGDDVLQKIVGAEDAMRKEGFANWNLKAS, via the coding sequence ATGAACTATAGCATCACGGGCCAAGGATACATTACCGCGGAGACACCGGTCGCCGTGTCTCCTCCGGATCACTACAGCGAAGCCAGGCGGCTACTCCAGCTGCCGAGGGAGACCGTTTACCGCGACGGCTCGCCACAGAAGTTTCCCATTATCCCTGCTTCGACCTTCCGCGGGGCACTGCGCCACGCCGTGACCGGCCACACCTTTGAGGCACTGAACGAGGTGGCACAGAAGAAGCTGTTCAAAGTGAACGACTACATCTGGACGGCGCAAGGCGGCGTTACAGACAGGAGGGAAGAAGGTGTCGAGAGCTTTGTTGAAATCTCGATACCGGCACGGGTCCGTGCAGAGAACCCCATCATGGGACTGTGGGGAAACTTCACGTTCAAGATGGGTTCGCTGATCGAGATGCGCTCGGCGAGAGCAGTGGACGGTGAAGCCGCGATCGTTCTGATACCGGCGCAGGTGCGCACCGACCCCCTTGAGCGCGACTATGGTCTGTTGGGGATTTTTGACAAGACGGACCTCGGCGCCTTCAAGGATGAAATCATTGCGCGACGGCAGATGGTCAAAGCCGAGAAACGGGCCGAACAGCTGGAGCATCGGCTTCAGCAGGTCGCAGACGGAAAGCGTGAGATGACGCCGGAGCAAGTCAAGGCCCTCAAGGCCGAGATCGCGCAACTGAAAGATGATGCGGAGGTCCTCGCGGAGAAAGCGGGAGGTGCAGTGAACCTTCAGCAGATCACGACGCGGTATGAAGCAATAGCTTCGGGTGGAGAACTGGAGCACGGATGGGCACTCAGGGATGTATCGGTGGACGAGGCGGCAGTATTCCTGTTGGCCTGGCGTGCGTGGGTTGCGAATGGCTCACGAGTCGGCGCCATTCAGCGCAGCGGCTTCGGGAAATTGAAGGGCCACTACGATATCCTGATCAAGCCGTCACAGGGTGCGAATCGGCTGGATGCACCGGTCGCCGCCGGACGCATGAAGTTTTCATACGAGGCAGGTGTACAAATCGAGACGGGCGATGACGTATTGCAGAAGATCGTCGGTGCGGAGGACGCGATGAGAAAGGAAGGATTCGCGAATTGGAACCTGAAAGCTTCATAG
- a CDS encoding TAXI family TRAP transporter solute-binding subunit yields MTVGYPNVRKLVAVVIASLTLAGTWIVASAEPAFVSMGTGPVSGIYYPTGRSICDVVNAVAGMTLRCSVEATPGSVYNVEAVASGEIEFALIQSDVQFFSSRGEGHWKNRPVGKLRSVMSLYPELLTIMARPDAGIHDLDGLKGKRVNIGMSGTGTRATWDEIADTFGISAGDLMEAAKLKPAAAIERMCAKTLDANLLIVGHPSKMVESQLATCGLVLAGASEERISKLVSSRPYYVSATIPAAYYGLGSDVRTFGVKATLVSSADVPDDLVYVLVKTIMMNLDNLKAQSPSLAGLKPEEMISQSLTAPLHPGAARAYRELGLLK; encoded by the coding sequence ATGACAGTCGGCTATCCCAACGTGCGCAAGCTTGTGGCCGTGGTCATCGCATCTCTGACCTTGGCCGGAACCTGGATTGTCGCATCCGCGGAGCCGGCCTTCGTATCGATGGGCACCGGTCCTGTTTCAGGCATCTACTATCCGACCGGGCGATCGATTTGTGACGTCGTAAACGCCGTAGCCGGAATGACCCTGCGGTGTTCGGTAGAAGCTACTCCCGGGTCTGTGTACAATGTGGAAGCGGTTGCGAGCGGGGAAATCGAATTTGCGCTCATCCAATCGGATGTCCAGTTCTTCTCGAGTAGAGGTGAGGGACACTGGAAGAACCGACCTGTGGGCAAGCTTCGATCGGTCATGTCGCTTTATCCCGAACTGCTGACGATCATGGCGCGCCCCGACGCCGGCATCCACGATCTCGATGGGCTCAAAGGCAAGCGAGTGAACATCGGAATGTCGGGAACCGGAACGCGCGCCACATGGGATGAGATTGCCGACACCTTCGGTATCTCCGCCGGAGATTTGATGGAGGCAGCCAAGCTCAAGCCGGCGGCCGCGATCGAGCGCATGTGCGCCAAAACACTGGACGCAAATCTCCTCATCGTCGGCCATCCATCGAAAATGGTGGAATCTCAACTCGCGACCTGTGGCCTGGTTCTTGCTGGTGCGAGCGAGGAGAGGATCAGCAAGCTTGTCAGCTCGAGGCCCTACTATGTCAGCGCGACAATTCCGGCTGCATATTATGGCCTTGGCAGTGACGTAAGGACATTTGGTGTCAAAGCCACGCTGGTGTCGTCAGCCGACGTACCTGATGATCTTGTCTATGTGCTTGTCAAAACCATCATGATGAATCTCGATAATTTGAAGGCGCAATCGCCTTCGCTCGCGGGGCTGAAGCCGGAGGAGATGATCAGCCAATCCTTGACGGCACCTTTGCATCCCGGGGCCGCCAGAGCTTACCGGGAACTCGGCCTTCTCAAGTGA
- a CDS encoding DUF4239 domain-containing protein, translating to MPRWFDLQWLTAAMDALSTRQLAFFCSAILVGVTWFGIIFFKPFIRRLLRSQPGANDLVNFASAGFSLFYGLLLGLLSFATFGNVSSVEASVDREASNIAALYRLVGSYPEPLQSELQYLLRDYTKYVIDKDWPAHRQGKIYNGGDLRLQVIEEKIISLMPASHAQELLQEQSIKTFGEIRDARFQRLTGVNTAIPGVLWYVVFIGAVINILLIWMLDMRFSLHLVLGGIVSFFLGVMIFLIAAMDRPLQGSVSVSANAYKVMFKHAMQWDDAQ from the coding sequence ATGCCCCGGTGGTTTGATCTGCAATGGCTGACGGCGGCGATGGACGCGCTGTCGACGAGGCAGCTGGCGTTCTTTTGCTCGGCGATCCTTGTCGGTGTCACCTGGTTTGGAATCATTTTCTTCAAGCCATTCATTCGCAGGCTGCTGCGCAGCCAACCTGGAGCAAACGATCTTGTAAATTTTGCAAGTGCGGGATTCAGCCTTTTCTATGGGCTGCTGCTCGGGCTCCTGTCGTTTGCGACCTTCGGCAACGTATCGAGCGTCGAAGCAAGTGTGGATCGCGAGGCGTCAAACATCGCGGCGCTCTATCGCCTGGTGGGATCCTACCCCGAACCACTGCAGAGTGAACTGCAGTACCTGCTTCGCGACTATACTAAATATGTCATCGACAAAGACTGGCCGGCACACCGGCAGGGGAAAATCTATAACGGAGGCGATCTGCGACTACAGGTGATCGAGGAGAAGATAATATCTCTTATGCCCGCCAGTCACGCGCAAGAACTCCTCCAGGAACAGAGCATCAAGACATTTGGCGAGATCCGCGACGCGCGTTTCCAGAGACTCACCGGCGTGAATACCGCAATTCCCGGCGTGCTCTGGTATGTCGTCTTTATCGGCGCCGTGATAAACATACTCCTGATCTGGATGCTCGATATGCGCTTTTCGTTGCATCTGGTGCTCGGCGGCATTGTCTCTTTCTTTCTCGGCGTCATGATCTTTCTCATAGCGGCAATGGATCGCCCGCTGCAGGGAAGCGTCAGCGTGTCGGCCAACGCGTACAAGGTCATGTTCAAGCATGCCATGCAATGGGACGATGCCCAATGA
- a CDS encoding DUF1344 domain-containing protein, translating into MKSSILAAGAAFLIVSAGSAFAKDDVGTIKAINKSGDSITLSDGKVFTLPEGIEAETLKVGERVHVVYSTNAAGKVTVSKVIPVK; encoded by the coding sequence ATGAAAAGCTCGATCTTAGCTGCTGGGGCAGCGTTCCTTATCGTGTCGGCCGGCAGCGCTTTCGCCAAGGATGACGTCGGAACTATCAAGGCCATAAACAAGAGTGGCGATTCGATTACGCTCTCAGATGGCAAGGTGTTCACCTTGCCGGAAGGCATCGAAGCCGAGACACTTAAAGTAGGAGAGCGCGTTCACGTCGTGTATTCCACGAACGCCGCGGGGAAGGTGACAGTTTCCAAGGTAATCCCGGTGAAATGA
- a CDS encoding DEAD/DEAH box helicase: MTSTSRILSRILTPRDQQKRLAEFIDGAASPAIAVQADTGTGKTAVLLSAAIAEAKRGRRAIVSTHTIQLLHQVEREAARFSTEGVSFGTRLGMRNFISVSRANSAFARLLSRDDATAEDEAVFSDLMNFAESRSGLIEDFVAECGDLPAGLKPHEICLLPSARASDRAAWQRATEAVRETEIVIQTHALTLAQARFGQLPPVVIFDEADALSDVADSAEDNRLSLAELQALLKYAGVSTAALDRVTAEPRDFKLREDLAATLKIKHEDEDVRFAMSNAQRILTAHKRDGPRRGTDVIREGNDTIIRALWADRAHWIWRNLTDAGAQRSIFASATLAVGDQVGLSLRRYGVPLASTEAASFSPRNFGTMDFRVIPETTPAPVQDRTVNDAWREEASLWLTREGLMRKDSRPLVLAQSYADTAYFAERLGIIGHERGQPLARFVERFRSGDIQGLATPAGWAGIDLPGLITDVVVLRLPYGVIDDLKTELTGRTDFPAIKAAMQRKLKQGLGRGIRKEDDQVTVWLADPRVHDLRNGILAAIPERFRNAFLVSLNQVRMRLAAVRTEQERFRDALLAHHGGRCVVTGSNVEAVLEAAHRPGKSWKAGHNRVEDGLLVRSDIHKLIDDGLLTITDNVVSVDPSVAAEYGQYEGKVIAT; encoded by the coding sequence ATGACTTCGACGTCTCGCATCCTTTCGCGTATTCTCACACCGCGCGACCAACAGAAGCGGCTAGCCGAGTTCATTGACGGCGCGGCTTCACCTGCCATCGCAGTTCAGGCCGATACGGGCACGGGGAAGACTGCCGTCCTGCTGTCGGCAGCAATCGCGGAAGCAAAGCGCGGTCGCCGGGCAATCGTCAGTACTCATACCATCCAGCTGCTCCACCAGGTCGAACGCGAGGCGGCCCGGTTTAGTACGGAAGGCGTCAGTTTTGGAACGCGATTGGGAATGCGCAACTTCATCTCTGTGTCACGGGCGAACTCGGCTTTTGCCCGTCTGCTGTCCAGAGATGACGCGACCGCAGAAGATGAAGCCGTCTTCTCCGATCTGATGAACTTCGCCGAGAGTCGTTCAGGCCTGATCGAGGACTTCGTTGCCGAGTGCGGGGATCTCCCGGCCGGGTTGAAGCCCCATGAGATTTGCCTCCTTCCCTCGGCGCGTGCCTCTGATCGTGCGGCCTGGCAGAGAGCAACGGAGGCAGTGCGTGAGACAGAGATCGTCATTCAGACACACGCTCTCACGCTTGCTCAGGCCCGTTTCGGCCAGCTTCCACCAGTCGTCATCTTCGACGAGGCCGATGCACTGAGCGATGTGGCCGACTCTGCCGAAGACAATCGGCTGTCTCTGGCTGAACTCCAGGCACTCTTGAAATATGCCGGTGTAAGCACCGCCGCCCTTGATAGGGTTACAGCGGAGCCGCGCGACTTCAAACTTCGCGAGGACCTCGCCGCGACGCTCAAGATCAAACATGAGGATGAGGACGTCCGGTTCGCAATGAGCAATGCGCAACGGATACTCACGGCCCACAAACGGGACGGACCGCGCCGCGGAACAGATGTGATCCGCGAGGGTAACGATACAATCATACGCGCACTTTGGGCAGACCGCGCCCACTGGATCTGGCGGAACCTGACTGATGCTGGCGCGCAGCGGTCCATCTTTGCCTCGGCAACCTTGGCGGTTGGTGACCAGGTAGGCCTCTCGTTGCGGCGATATGGAGTACCGCTTGCGTCCACCGAAGCTGCCAGCTTCTCCCCGCGCAACTTCGGCACCATGGACTTCAGGGTCATCCCGGAGACGACACCCGCGCCCGTCCAGGATAGGACAGTCAACGACGCGTGGCGCGAAGAAGCAAGTCTTTGGCTGACGCGCGAAGGGCTGATGCGCAAGGACAGTCGCCCGCTGGTGCTGGCCCAGAGCTACGCTGACACGGCGTACTTCGCCGAACGCCTCGGAATAATCGGACATGAGCGTGGACAACCTCTCGCGAGGTTTGTCGAACGGTTTCGGAGCGGAGACATCCAGGGACTGGCGACACCTGCGGGTTGGGCCGGAATAGATCTCCCAGGACTGATCACGGACGTGGTCGTCCTTCGGCTGCCATATGGAGTAATTGACGACCTAAAGACCGAACTGACCGGCCGAACCGACTTTCCTGCAATCAAGGCGGCGATGCAACGCAAGCTGAAGCAGGGGCTGGGGCGAGGCATCCGAAAGGAAGATGATCAGGTGACCGTTTGGCTCGCGGACCCCCGTGTCCACGATCTTCGCAATGGCATTCTCGCTGCAATCCCCGAGAGGTTCCGCAACGCCTTTCTGGTCTCATTGAATCAAGTGCGAATGCGACTTGCCGCAGTCCGGACAGAGCAGGAAAGGTTCCGGGACGCACTCCTCGCGCATCATGGCGGTCGATGCGTCGTGACCGGCAGCAATGTCGAGGCCGTACTGGAAGCCGCTCACCGCCCGGGCAAGTCATGGAAGGCCGGTCACAACCGCGTTGAAGATGGGCTGCTTGTTCGATCCGACATCCACAAGCTGATCGACGATGGACTACTGACCATCACGGATAATGTAGTAAGCGTCGATCCGTCTGTGGCTGCCGAATACGGTCAGTACGAAGGGAAGGTAATCGCGACATAA
- the cas6e gene encoding type I-E CRISPR-associated protein Cas6/Cse3/CasE, which produces MRQATFPTLETNTYVLHQQIEKLMGGRGANHYVWSAEPIGNRMTAITIRSAALPPVLEKYGVTLPSTFHVGEVRRFSLVAQCAIRRGEKNNRVAIDVDDDERRHEWLRRRAALNGFEVVSAEIATVERIRIGKTGARHVADRTRFEGTLKITDPEKFANAMRMGIGHGKAFGLGLIDVG; this is translated from the coding sequence GTGAGGCAGGCAACCTTTCCCACGTTGGAGACCAACACCTACGTCCTTCACCAGCAGATAGAGAAGCTGATGGGTGGCCGTGGAGCGAACCACTATGTGTGGTCTGCGGAACCCATAGGCAACCGGATGACGGCCATTACCATCAGATCGGCAGCACTTCCTCCGGTCCTCGAGAAGTATGGCGTGACGCTCCCCTCGACTTTCCACGTCGGAGAAGTGAGGCGCTTCAGCCTCGTGGCGCAGTGCGCGATTAGAAGGGGCGAAAAGAACAACCGGGTCGCCATCGACGTGGATGATGATGAGCGAAGGCACGAGTGGCTTCGGCGACGTGCGGCCCTGAACGGCTTTGAAGTCGTCAGTGCCGAGATCGCGACTGTGGAGCGTATTCGCATCGGGAAGACGGGTGCTCGCCACGTGGCGGACCGGACCCGGTTCGAGGGAACACTGAAGATCACGGATCCTGAGAAGTTTGCGAACGCCATGCGCATGGGTATTGGTCATGGCAAGGCGTTCGGCCTTGGCCTCATCGACGTCGGCTGA
- a CDS encoding AIM24 family protein → MAQFETQEAQFQRWIKITLDDEAVRAEAGALSYMRGEIEIDTPLPSLGQFIKCSLADEPLVRPRYIGTGEVFLTSSFGGYHVIELKDEAWILESGAYWASDNTIELGLYREAMITSFWAGEGFIDFQTKVSGSGRVVLNAPGPVEEISLGNESISVEGKLIIARTAGVGYKVANPARSYFRYWLSREKFVRRYTGPGKVLLVSTPYLNRRLAAGLAPESDTMSVS, encoded by the coding sequence ATGGCGCAGTTCGAGACGCAGGAGGCCCAGTTTCAGCGATGGATCAAGATCACCCTGGACGACGAAGCCGTGCGGGCCGAGGCCGGTGCGCTGAGCTACATGCGCGGCGAGATAGAAATCGATACGCCGCTGCCCTCGCTCGGCCAATTCATCAAGTGCAGCCTCGCCGATGAACCGTTGGTCAGGCCACGCTATATCGGAACGGGTGAAGTGTTTCTCACCTCCTCATTTGGCGGATACCACGTCATTGAGCTTAAGGATGAGGCCTGGATTCTCGAGAGCGGCGCCTACTGGGCATCCGACAATACGATTGAGCTGGGCCTGTATCGCGAAGCAATGATCACATCCTTCTGGGCAGGAGAGGGGTTCATCGACTTTCAGACAAAAGTCAGCGGGAGCGGCCGTGTCGTGCTGAATGCGCCAGGTCCCGTGGAAGAGATCAGCCTCGGAAATGAATCTATCTCCGTCGAGGGCAAGCTCATCATCGCCCGCACCGCCGGTGTTGGGTACAAGGTCGCCAACCCGGCCAGATCATATTTCAGATATTGGCTTTCGCGTGAGAAATTCGTTCGCCGGTACACAGGTCCCGGCAAGGTGCTGCTGGTATCCACCCCGTATTTGAACCGGCGTCTCGCGGCCGGCCTTGCACCGGAAAGCGACACGATGAGCGTTTCCTGA